The following is a genomic window from Bacillota bacterium.
TCGCGCAGCAAGTTCATCAGCGGCTCCTGTTTGGCCGCCGCCAGGATGCCCGCGATGGCCCGGCCGGCCTCGTCATCCGGCGAGTACGCCAGCAGCCCTTCGGCCTCGAAGTCCACCAGCGTCTGCGCGGCGCGCGCCCGCGTCCGCCCGTCCACCAGCACCAGCCGCGTCAAATCGTCGACGGCCGCCTTCAGCCGCCGGCGCGCCACCGCGATCACGCCCACTTCCCGCACCCGCGCCGACGGGTCCCGCAGCCAGCGCAGCAGCAAGCCGTCGCTGGCGCCCTCGGAGCCTTCCAGCAGCGCATCGTACGACTTGCGCTCCAACCGGTCCACCTTTTCGCCGAACGGCTTGCGGTAAAACCGGCTCAGTTCCTCCAGCAGCGGGTCGCTCTTGCTCTTCCCGGCCAGGTAAATCCCCAGGCATTGGAGCAAGTAGTTGCCCGACTCCAGCGCCTTGCGCACCGGCTCCCGCACCACTTCCGGGTCGTGCGCCAGCACGATGCGGATGAGCTCGCCGGCCAGCCACCCCTCCTCCGTCAAAGCGATGACGTGCATGAGCGCCTCGACGGCGTCGGGGTCGTTCAGCCCGGCCAGCACCTGCTTGATTTCGTCGCGCGCCTCGTAGAAGCGGTGGCGGATATGCCGCTCCAGGTCCTTGTAGAAGTCCGGGCCCTTGACTTCCTTCATCACGAACCGGTAAAACTCGATCTGAACGGGCACCGGCTGGTCGTTGAGGACGCGCAGGAAGTAGCGCGTCTTGCGGGGCAAGAGCGCCAGCTGCTTCAGATGCGCCTTGACGTTTTCGTTCTCCTGGCCGTTTTCGTCGTACAGATCGCGAAACAGGTCCTCAACCCGAATGCGGTACGTCTCGTTGTCCATTCGGGTCGCCGTTTTCACCGGCCTCAGTTTGTCGGTCAAGAACCCGCTGTTCAACGCTTTTCCCCCGCATTCCTCTCATTCTCCCCCGGAGAACCAATAATCGTCGTACCGCACCGTCATGCGCACACCCAGCCGGCTCACCGAGGCCTGCTGTTCCGCGAGCACCACGTAGCCGTTCACCGTTCGAAAGCGCTGCTCGATCAGCAACGTACCCCAGGGATATTCCAGCTCCGCACGCTCCACCAGCCAGCTTTGCGCGTTGACCCATATCCGGCCGCGCCGCGCACCGCTCGCGACGCGGGATTCGCCCTCGACAACATAGTAATGGTGGCCGTTAATCCGCTCTTCCCCGGCCGGCCGCAAGTCGAAATTGTCCAATCCTTCACTAACCTCGAGCAATGAGACGGTCATATCGTCGCCCAGAAAGGACGGTGCGCCGTGCACCGCGATTTCCACTTGGTCGCCCCGCCGGACCACGTCGGCGTAAAACTGCCAGCGCAAAAACAGCGCCTGCAGCGTCACGTGCTGCCGAAAGCCCATCTCCGGGGGCCTTGCGCCGCTGGCCCGCCGGATGTTGGCCACCAGCTCCTCCACCGTCACGGCAGCCCGGGCCTCCTCTGCCGCGCCCAGCCACAAGGCGGTCGCCAGCGCCAACGCGCACACGAATCCCATGGCCGGCCACCAGCGCTCCCGGCTTAACGTCTTATTGCGGCGCAAGGCGATGATGGATATGGGCCATCCCCCGCACTACCAGGCAAATACAACGGACCCTGTGAACGGTCGCGATGCCAGTTGCAGGTTGTCTTCTGCATCGCGCGCGATTTTCCTGCGTGCCCGCGTCAAGCGCCTCTGAACGCGCGGTCAAGGGAAATGCATTTTACCTTTCTGGAAACGGTGGCGCGCTGGTTCCGGAGAATGGACCCGACAGCCTTAGTATGTCCGGTGACGGGGCTCGACTTGCCTCCCCGCCGCGCTGGGTGTTCTCTAATGTATGCCGCGGCGGCGCCCACGATGAGCCGCCGGTGTTTACGCGGCGCCGAGCAAGCGAAGCATCAGCGCCTTCTCCGCGTGCAGGCGGTTCTCAGCTTGATCATAAATGATCGAGCGTTCCGATTCAATGAGCTCCTCGGCTATCTCCATCCCGGGGTGGATCGGCATGTCGTGCATGATGTACGGCCGGCTGTCGCCCAGCAGGTCCGCGTTGACCTGGTAGGGCAGCATCCGCGCCATCCGTCGGGCCTTTTCGTCGGCGTACGCCGGGTTGTTGAAGAACTCCATGTCCACCCACGTGTCGGTGTACACGAAGTCCGCGCGGCGCACCGCCTTGGGGTCGGTGGTGATCTCCAGCCTTCCCGTGGCCATGGCGGCGCGCAGCAGCTCTTCGTCCCGCGCGGCCTTGTTCACTTCGGGCGTGATCAAGATCATGTTGTACCCCATCTTGGTCACGCCGGCGGTGAGGCAGTTCGCCACGTTGTTGTGAATGCCGATGTACGCCACCGTGGCGGGGCCGTCGCCGACCTGCTCGCGGATGGTGAGCAGGTCTGCCAGCGCCTGCGTGGGGTGGTAGCGATCGCAGCAGCCGTTGATGACCGGCACGTCCGCCGCCTCGGCCAGTTGGACCAGGTCGCGGTGATGCAGCAGCCGCGCCATGATCAAGTCCACGTGGCGAGACACGTAGCGGGCTTCGTAGCGAATGGGCGAAATGGCGAAGTTCGACTTGTCCCAGTCCATCACGACGGCGCGGCCGCCCAGCTGCTGGATGCCCAGCTCGAAGGAAAGCCGCGTCCGGGTCGACGTTTTCTGGAACAGCATCAGCAGCGTGCGACCCCGCAAGGCGTTTTCGTACCGCTCGGGGTTGCGCTTCACGTCCAGCGCGAGGTCAAGAACCGCGGCGATCTCCTCGGCTGGCATGTGGTGCAGGGACAGAACGTCTTTCACGGCGGTCACCTCGAAAAAACACCGGGCGGTCCGCCCGGCTTACGCCTCGGAGGCTGCAGCCGTTCCCGCCAGCCCCAACTGGTCGGCCACCCGCTGCAGCGCCCGGATGACGGTGGCGATGTGATCGTCCAAGTCGACGCCGAGCTCTTCGGCGCCCTTGATCAAATGTTCCCGGCTGATGGCGCGTGCGAAGCCCGGGCTCTTCATCTTCTTTTTCACCGAAGACACTTCGACCTCGAAAATGCTGCGGTTCGGCCGCACGAGGGCCACGGCCATGACGAAGCCGCTCATTTCGTCGACCGCGTACAGCGTCTTGGACATCTTGTCCACTCGCGGGAGATTCAGATAGTCGGCATGGCTCTTGATGGCGTAGATGACGTCCTCGGGATAGCCCAGCTCTTCCAGGATGGCCGCGCCCCGCAGCGGATGGTCGGCCGGATCGGGCCAGCGCTCGTAGTCGAAGTCGTGCAGCAGCCCGACGATGCCCCACTTTTCCTCGTCCTCGCCGAAACGCCGCGCGTACTCGCGCATCGACGCCTCCACGGCCAGGGCATGCCGCAACAGGCTCTCGCTCTTCGTGTACTCCGTGAGCAGCTGCCAAGCCGCCTCGCGCGTCATAATGGCCGTCTTCTGCGCCAATGCCGATCCCTTCCCTTTCTTTTCCTTGCAACGACGTCTCTGGTCCTTGCAGCGTTACGGAGCCACAGGCCTCCGCCGGTCGGCGCACGGCACATTCATGGACGTGGTCCCTGCGTCTCCTCAGCTCGCCGGCTCCGGGCGGGACGGCCCGGGCGGAGGGCCGAATCGCCGCTCCGCTTCCGGAACGACGTAGCGTTCCACCACGTCGCGCACTTCGGCCAGCGCGTAGAGCAACTCCCCCGTGGCCCAGCGCGCCTTGGGGGGAAGCGCATGCGCCTGCGCCCGCCGCACGGCGGCTTCGGCGCTGCGCACGCTTTCCAGCACGCCTTGCACCAGGTCCCACGCCGCCGCGGGCGGTATGCTCGCCAGGGCCGCTTCGTCTTGCAGCAGGGCCAGCAGCGCTTCGCCCGCGTCGCGCCACCGCCGGCTCAGCTCCCGCGCCATCATCGCCGCAAAAGCGCCGCGCAGCCAGTCCATGGCCGCTCCTCCTCTCCGGCGCAAACAGTTCGACTCCCCCGCCGCCCCGCGCCGAGGGAGTCGCCGCAAAAGCCGCCGCCGTGGCCGCAGCCACCGTGGCCGCAGCGGCTAGGCCACGAACGCCGTCTTAATCTTGTCGGGCGTGACGACGACGATGGCGCCCTTGGCGCACACGTCCTCGCACATCCGGCAGCCGACGCACGCCCGCGGGTTGACGAGTTCGGCGATGCCGTGGAACTCGTCGCCCGTCAGGGCCAAGCAGTCAAACGGGCAAATGTCGACGCAGAAATTGCAGCCCGTGCAGCTGTCGGGGTCGACCACGGGCTTGGGCCAGTTGGACCGGCCCGGGATGCGGGTCAACCGCCGCCCGTACTGGTCTTCGATGGCGTCTTCCGGGCACACGTACGAGCAAGCATGGCAGTCGATGCACAGGGACGCATCGATGACGTGCAATTCCTTGCGCTCGCCCGTAATGCACTGCACGGGACAAACCTTCACGCACGCGGTGCAGCCGGTGCACGCGTCGGTGATATAGTGCGCCATGCGCCTCGCCCCCTCGAGGCCTGCAACCCGCCGCCAGTCGCTGTACAGTTTACGCCATTATATCAACCGGGTCCGGATTCGCCAACCACGGCGTCCCCGCCGCGCGCGAAATATTCCTTTAGGCCGTCCACATCCAGCACGAGCCCGCCCGGGGGCGCTGCCGCCTGCGCCTCCGCGTCGGCTCGCCGCCGCAGCAGCACCACGCACGGCACGACGGGAAACACGATCGGCCCCGACGGCGCCGTCTCAACCAGCGCTTGCGCCCGGGCGAAGCCTTCGGCGATGCTGCGCCGCAGCCCCCGCCCTTTGGCGTAGTTGGGCACGGGCAGCGTCGTCACCGCCAGCGTCTGCGCCGGGCCAATGAGATACCCTTGCCAGCCCAGCAGGCCGATGGGCACGCCCCGCT
Proteins encoded in this region:
- a CDS encoding ornithine carbamoyltransferase (catalyzes the formation of L-citrulline from carbamoyl phosphate and L-ornithine in arginine biosynthesis and degradation), yielding MKDVLSLHHMPAEEIAAVLDLALDVKRNPERYENALRGRTLLMLFQKTSTRTRLSFELGIQQLGGRAVVMDWDKSNFAISPIRYEARYVSRHVDLIMARLLHHRDLVQLAEAADVPVINGCCDRYHPTQALADLLTIREQVGDGPATVAYIGIHNNVANCLTAGVTKMGYNMILITPEVNKAARDEELLRAAMATGRLEITTDPKAVRRADFVYTDTWVDMEFFNNPAYADEKARRMARMLPYQVNADLLGDSRPYIMHDMPIHPGMEIAEELIESERSIIYDQAENRLHAEKALMLRLLGAA
- a CDS encoding HAD family hydrolase, which gives rise to MTREAAWQLLTEYTKSESLLRHALAVEASMREYARRFGEDEEKWGIVGLLHDFDYERWPDPADHPLRGAAILEELGYPEDVIYAIKSHADYLNLPRVDKMSKTLYAVDEMSGFVMAVALVRPNRSIFEVEVSSVKKKMKSPGFARAISREHLIKGAEELGVDLDDHIATVIRALQRVADQLGLAGTAAASEA
- a CDS encoding ferredoxin; protein product: MAHYITDACTGCTACVKVCPVQCITGERKELHVIDASLCIDCHACSYVCPEDAIEDQYGRRLTRIPGRSNWPKPVVDPDSCTGCNFCVDICPFDCLALTGDEFHGIAELVNPRACVGCRMCEDVCAKGAIVVVTPDKIKTAFVA